AACCTATGGTTTCGTCGATATCGATCCTAACTGCATTAAGTAATTCTCCATGTACAAATGAACTTCCAAGTTGTGCTATCAGAATCCATAGATTGAGATTGTTGGTTAGAAAATTACATAAGATGGAGGGAGGGAAGAAAATTGTTGCTGCTCTGACGATCTTATTCGCGGTGGCAACAGCAGAGTTATCATTGTGGTTAGGCCTTTGCCTGATAAGTACATAACATTAAACTTGAAAGAGATCGACCTTGTACTAATCTTGAGAGTTGAAAACAATTAATACCCCACTGGTACCCTGGTGTGCAAAGAATTTTCATTATTCTTGACATATTGCTGTGTATTAAGGTGGTGCATGCCGTGATGGTTTCGGTATTCTTGACGCATTTGACCTAGGTCTTTCTTTCACAATGCAAGTTATCCTGATTGAACTGCAAATTCTCTCGATGCATAGTTTTTCAAGGCCTGAATCAAGCAATGGGCTGGTTAATTACATGGTTCATCTGATACATGCACTTCATGTCTAATATTGATGGAGTCCCGCATTTGCAGGTCTGGCTAAAGGGCACATGAGAGTTGGGTGAATGAGAAGATAGCTAGCGTGTTGAACCACTTTCATGGGGACCTTACAGTTTCCTTCCTGCTTAAAAATCTATGTGATGATCAACACCCCAGATGCAGACTTATCTAAATCGTGCTCTCGTCTCTTCGTCTTTTGCCACAATTAAATTCTGGCTTCCAAAcgaaaaaccaaaagaaagaaacgagTCGTGCTCTGCGTTGAATTTGTAAAACTGGCATAGGATTTGGAACACCCAAGAGCAGCGAGTGCCTCTCTAGATGTTTCATCCATAATGATCCTTACTGCATTATGAAAAAAAGATCTTCCAAGTAGTTGTATCAGAAACCATAACTTGGGTTTGTCAGTGAGATTCAACTACATAAGATatggagggaaaaagaaagctgtaATCTGCTTCACGACATCTTCTATTTTCTTATGGAAATCATATTAACTACTAACAGAAAACATAATGGAATTATAGTTTTATAATTTGCACTTTTATCTGGTTAAAGTGTTTCTTAATTGTAGCTTCTAGGGAAAAGGGTTAACTCGCGCAAAAGATTACTGCTCAACAGGTGATATTCAATGCGAATTCTCAAACTCGGATCCAAGGAACACGTTGTTCAACAAGAACACGAAAATTTTTGCTGCCGGAGAGGATTGAGTCCCATCAGTTTTCTtcgttcttcttcttctcttttttatcTTCGTTACCAGCATTTTTTAGGGTAGGTGTTACCAGCTTTTTTCCCACAAAAGagcatttgaaattttatttcatCCTAGCCATTCAATTTTAGGAATCACCAATTTGTTCACTTTTTTACGACTTGCTCAAATTAATGTAACGAGTAAATTATGGCTTCATTGGCACATTACAGGTATAAAACTATGTGGTAATTTAGTATCACACTAATGAGATCTTGATAAGTattcaaaccaaatataaaCACAAATCTATACTCAAAATGATCAAACTACTCGACTTTTTCTAAGAATCGAAAACATTATCTAAAACTTGTGAAGCattcaaaccaaatataaaCATAGTTAAAATCGTTAAtcctactttttctttttaatgttCCCAATAGTACGAAACAGATGATTGTGAGGGACTAGAATAAAACGACTTTCAAAATTTGAGGGCAAGAATGCAATTTCAACACATAAAGTTCAAGCAAATTCGTCTTCTTCTCCACTACTCATTTTAGCTCGGCGGAGACTCCCCTCTTCAGTAATAGTCCATGAATGCAGCGGCTGCAGTGACTAACGCCATCACCAGATTACCTTTTCCACCCCCAATTGGATACCCTTTTGCCCAAAATGAGAACCCCAGacgcgttatcgagtctctgCGCTTTCCTTCAACTTCGTCTTCTGCAGCAGTGAAAACAGTATCTTTATCTTTGGAACAAGAGTTTCGGCCTAATGCCCTTCGCAAGAAGCAAGATTCCTCATCCAGATGTGGGTTCAGCCTAGGGGTAGACCTGGGTCTTTCGCGGACGGGCCTTGCCATCAGCAAAGGCTTTGTAATTCGTCCCTTAACTGTATGTATGATGAATTTGCCTTTAAaacatttttacttaattttttgGGCTTTCATCTGTTATTGTTTTGGTTGCATTTTGTGGGCTTATGTATAAGAGGTTGTAGGTTCTTGAATTAAGAGGCCAAAAGCTGGAGCTTCGTCTACTTGATATTGCTCAAAACCAGGTACAAAGTTGAGTTTTTGGGCGGGCATGTTGTTTTGTGGCTATTGAAAGGGAATCGCAATGAAGGTTTCCATCTTTTTGGAGCTATGAGTGTTTAAACAAGAATTGCTCAAGCCGGAGGATATAGTACTTAagtttaatttgattttttaacgagctttaaaatgtattcgagctttacttgattatcatgtttttggTTACTGAACTCGAGCTCAGCTCAGGGAGCTTGATGTATAGTTCAAGGCTTTTTGCTTATTTGCCGAGTTTGAAAACTTCATGTACGCTAAATCATTGTTTAGCAGTGTTTTGATTTGTTGCCATACGCCCTTCTCAACTCAAGCTCCATTTGATTTCAAACTCAGTTAGCTTTTTATAGCTTTCAGCCTTGACTTTTTCCGCTATTGAGCACAATTTCCATTCTTGCTTTGGAGTTTTTAAGTAAAATATCTTATCTAAATCCTGAGGGTTTATATGGAATTTAGGAGGTTGACGAGTTCATAATAGGGCTTCCAATATCTATTGATGGGAGAGAAACACCACAGTCGAATAAAGTCCGTAGTGTTGCTGGTAGACTTGCCGTCCGGGCTGCTGagaggtaaagtgataataaacAGGTTTTGTTGTCTGGGATGTCATGCTCTCAGACTTCTAATTTGACATTCATGATGGTTTTGTTTTTGCAACCCTGCTTGATAAAATGGTAAATTGGAATTCAGGATGCGGTTGTATGATATTAGT
This portion of the Coffea arabica cultivar ET-39 chromosome 2e, Coffea Arabica ET-39 HiFi, whole genome shotgun sequence genome encodes:
- the LOC113731762 gene encoding uncharacterized protein isoform X1; translation: MNAAAAVTNAITRLPFPPPIGYPFAQNENPRRVIESLRFPSTSSSAAVKTVSLSLEQEFRPNALRKKQDSSSRCGFSLGVDLGLSRTGLAISKGFVIRPLTVLELRGQKLELRLLDIAQNQEVDEFIIGLPISIDGRETPQSNKVRSVAGRLAVRAAERGLRVYLQDEYGTSTEALDRMIDMGHSKSGRRGRIDAYAAAMVLEKYFSESGGGVELVLPKQLDLQNKLRDRGRFLLRKPLYL
- the LOC113731762 gene encoding uncharacterized protein isoform X2, with translation MNAAAAVTNAITRLPFPPPIGYPFAQNENPRRVIESLRFPSTSSSAAVKTVSLSLEQEFRPNALRKKQDSSSRCGFSLGVDLGLSRTGLAISKGFVIRPLTVLELRGQKLELRLLDIAQNQEVDEFIIGLPISIDGRETPQSNKVRSVAGRLAVRAAERGLRVYLQDEYGTSTEALDRMIDMGHSKSGRRGRIDAYAAAMVLEKYFSESGGGVELVLPKQLDLQNKLRGKLWKRS